ATTGCCCAGACGCAGATTACATATTGCCATTTCATTCATGCACATCAATGTATCCGGATGATCCAACCCCTTGTGCTTTTCGTAGATTTCAAGAGTTTTCGAGTAGACTTCCAAGGCATGAGAAGCCTCTCCCAAACTAAGAAGTGACGAGCCCAGTTTCTTTTGCAGGCTGGCCACCACCATCGGGTCGCCCAACTGTGCGTTATTTAATTGACTGACAGCATGTTTCAGATTCTTTGCCAAGGCCTGTCGGAACTCGCCTAAATCGGAATACTTCTTCTCGGTATCCAGCCCGCTGAAGACTGCTCCCAGAATCTCTATTCCCTGCTTGGCATATCCCAGATTCTTTTCGGCTTCCTGCCGCTTCGCGTCGGCATCCAACTTCGCCAGCCGCTCCCCCTCGGCCCGCTCGCTTTCTGCAATACGAGCACGGTTAGCCTCCATCATGCCCCACGACGTACCGGCTATCCCTGCAAGAAGGGTGAAGAATACTAGCCCCGCTGCTATCACGCTACCCTTGTTCCGCCGGACAAACTTCTTCAAACGGTACGCCGTACTGGGTGGAACTGCCAGTACCGGCTCACCTGAGAGATATCGCAACACATCAGCAGCAAAGCCGTTGGCCGTTTCGTAACGGCGTGTGCGGTCCTTTTCCAGTGCCTTCATCACAATCCAGTCGAGTTCCTGTCGTAAAAGTCCAGTCAGATTTCTCGGCTCGGTGCTGCGATTGGCGCTCAGGCTTGCCAGAGTGTCAGCCGTGGACAGCTTGGTGCTGGGACGAGGTGGCTCTTCTTCCCGCACTACACGCAGCATTTCCAGAAGCCCTTTTTGCTCTAGCTCCTTCTTTGAAAACGGCGGCGACCCGGTAAGTAACTCGTAGAGCAAAACTCCCAGTGCATAGACATCGGAGCGGGTGTCGATATCAGCGTTGTTGAACGTTGCCTGTTCAGGCGACATATACTGTGGTGTGCCTACCACGCCGCCGAAGCCGGTATCAATGGTCTTTTCCGTCAACGTCCCGCCGGTTGCCTTGGCGACGCCAAAATCAATTACCTTGACAACGGGTTTGTCATCATACAGGGCAATCAGCACATTCGATGGTTTGATATCGCGGTGAATGATGCCCTTCTGGTGAGCGTGCTGGATAGCCTGGCAAACGGGCACAAAAAGTTCCAGCCGTTCGCGAGGCGTTAGTTTTCGGCTATCGCAATAGTCAGTAATTGGGATTCCTTTGACCAGCTCCATCACAAAAAAGGGTCGATGGTCATGCAGGCCGCCATCAAGAACCTTGGCAATATTCGGGTGATCCATCAGGGCCAACGCCTGTCGTTCCGCTTCGAAGCGTGCCAGAACCTGTCTGGAGTCCATACCGGCCTTAATGAGTTTGACTGCTACAAACCTCTTGACTGGTTCCGACTGTTTGGCACGCCAGACACTTCCCATTCCCCCTTCACCAATCAATTCAACCAGAGTGTATTTGCCAGCAATGACAGCCCCAGCAGATTCTCCTGCGACAGAGTGAAACGAACTGGTTCGAGCGGGTGGTAAATCGGCTGTTGCCTGGGGAGAAGCCTGGTTGAGAAATCCGCCAGAGTTTTCATGGGCCTGCAGAAGTGCTTCCACCCGTGCCCGCAGTTCGGGTTTGCCTTCACATGCACGATCCAAAAGGACAGCGCGTTCTGCTTCAGGGGTACCTAATGCCAGTTCGAACAGGGTTTCTTCGGTCATGGTGGATGCCTCCCACCCTATTAGCGAGAACCGGGGCGGTCGAGCATCAGATTACCCTAGTTTTTCTCAGGAGTCTTGGAGATTCTATCCCTCTCCGCCTGCCATTTCTTCACTTCATCAGGCTTGTTGGTTTCGGTGTAGAGCTGGATGAGGCGGTCAAGGGCTTCGGGGAGGCGGGTGCTGCTTCGTGGCGGGATGGTTTTCTCCCGCTGCTTCAAGCCTTCGTAGCCTTTGATCAACAGCGGTTCAGCCTCGGCATATCTCTTCTGGCCCATCATGGCGGCGCCGAGGAGGGAGTGAATGTTGAAGTATGACCAGGAATCGGTATCCGTTTTCTCAGTCAGGTTCTTTAACTCCAAGATAACCGTTTCTGCTTCATGCCATCTATTCTGTGCGAGCAATACCAGAGTCAACACATAAAGCTGTTGACCATAGGGTATCGAATTCGGCCCGTGCTCCTGCTTGATCGCAGCAAGATATTTTCTCTGCCAGGTCTCGGCTTGCTCATACTTCTTGAGTTTCAAGTAACAATCGATCATATCTCGCAT
This genomic window from Planctomycetia bacterium contains:
- a CDS encoding serine/threonine protein kinase, which translates into the protein MTEETLFELALGTPEAERAVLLDRACEGKPELRARVEALLQAHENSGGFLNQASPQATADLPPARTSSFHSVAGESAGAVIAGKYTLVELIGEGGMGSVWRAKQSEPVKRFVAVKLIKAGMDSRQVLARFEAERQALALMDHPNIAKVLDGGLHDHRPFFVMELVKGIPITDYCDSRKLTPRERLELFVPVCQAIQHAHQKGIIHRDIKPSNVLIALYDDKPVVKVIDFGVAKATGGTLTEKTIDTGFGGVVGTPQYMSPEQATFNNADIDTRSDVYALGVLLYELLTGSPPFSKKELEQKGLLEMLRVVREEEPPRPSTKLSTADTLASLSANRSTEPRNLTGLLRQELDWIVMKALEKDRTRRYETANGFAADVLRYLSGEPVLAVPPSTAYRLKKFVRRNKGSVIAAGLVFFTLLAGIAGTSWGMMEANRARIAESERAEGERLAKLDADAKRQEAEKNLGYAKQGIEILGAVFSGLDTEKKYSDLGEFRQALAKNLKHAVSQLNNAQLGDPMVVASLQKKLGSSLLSLGEASHALEVYSKTLEIYEKHKGLDHPDTLMCMNEMAICNLRLGNVKNAIPMLKQVYEQLISKLGEGDHRSLVVMNNLAGAYCDDGKFEQALPLFEKSFNLRRERFGDNDDYTLTSMESLARVYFNLGRADRAVPLFEQTVKQMKVKLGTRHPHTLMAMNNLALAYHAMGDYKQGVPLLEETLQTSTAVLGEKHPTSIATLGNLANGYRLSGQLDRALPLFEKTLKLATEKYGENHPDTLIYMNNLATGYFAAKKLDEARDLFIKVCQWNKLHRGPDHPETLTSIFNLAETYRKAGNPQLAFPLYEEMAVGLEKRQFKHFRSMTIMRDMIDCYLKLKKYEQAETWQRKYLAAIKQEHGPNSIPYGQQLYVLT